In Streptomyces sp. NBC_01707, a genomic segment contains:
- a CDS encoding MFS transporter, whose translation MTQTTDSAAAGPTQDDGRPVDRKPSRLRIHRAWIVAVVTFVTIIGGAAFNSLPGLLIDPLHTEFGWSRGEIGLAVSIDMALYGLTAPFAAALMDRFGIRRVVVVALSTVAAGALASVWMTAAWQLMIYWGLLVGLGTGSMALAFSATVTNRWFVARRGLVTGILTAAGASGQLVFLPLCAWIVEEHGWRPASVTVALAALVVVPFVWLLMRDHPADVGLAPYGGAYVEKPAPARGAAARTVRVLFDAARTGPFWLLAGTFAICGASTNGLIRTHFVPSAHDHGMPITAAASLLAVIGVFDIIGTVFSGWLTDRFDARRLLAVYYALRGISLLFLPMLMAPTVHPPMVFFIVFYGLDWVATVPPTLALCREQYGEDSAIVFGWVLASHQVGAALVAFLGGVARDVFGSYDMVWYASGALCATAALMALVIRRQAQTPQPVVVAR comes from the coding sequence GTGACCCAGACAACCGATAGCGCCGCCGCAGGTCCCACGCAGGACGACGGCCGCCCGGTCGACCGCAAGCCGTCCCGCCTGCGTATCCACCGTGCCTGGATCGTCGCCGTCGTCACGTTCGTGACGATCATCGGCGGCGCCGCGTTCAACTCCCTGCCCGGCCTGCTCATCGACCCGCTGCACACGGAGTTCGGCTGGTCGCGCGGGGAGATCGGGCTGGCCGTGTCGATCGACATGGCGCTGTACGGACTGACCGCGCCGTTCGCCGCCGCGCTGATGGACCGGTTCGGCATCCGCCGGGTCGTCGTCGTGGCCCTGTCCACGGTCGCGGCGGGGGCCCTGGCCAGTGTCTGGATGACGGCCGCCTGGCAGCTGATGATCTATTGGGGCCTGCTCGTGGGCCTCGGCACCGGCTCGATGGCGTTGGCCTTCTCGGCAACGGTCACCAACCGCTGGTTCGTGGCCAGGCGCGGCCTGGTCACCGGCATCCTCACCGCGGCCGGCGCCTCCGGCCAGCTGGTCTTCCTGCCGCTGTGCGCCTGGATCGTCGAGGAGCACGGCTGGCGCCCGGCCTCGGTGACCGTCGCGCTGGCCGCGCTCGTCGTCGTCCCGTTCGTCTGGCTGCTGATGCGCGACCATCCGGCCGATGTGGGCCTGGCCCCCTACGGCGGTGCGTACGTGGAGAAGCCGGCGCCTGCCCGGGGAGCGGCGGCCCGTACCGTACGCGTTCTGTTCGACGCCGCCCGCACCGGACCGTTCTGGTTGCTCGCGGGCACGTTCGCGATCTGCGGCGCCTCGACCAACGGCCTGATCCGTACGCACTTCGTGCCGTCGGCCCACGACCACGGCATGCCCATCACGGCGGCCGCCTCGCTGCTCGCGGTCATCGGGGTCTTCGACATCATCGGCACGGTCTTCTCCGGTTGGCTCACCGACCGCTTCGACGCCCGCCGGCTCCTCGCCGTCTACTACGCGCTGCGGGGCATCTCACTGCTCTTCCTGCCGATGCTGATGGCGCCGACGGTGCACCCGCCGATGGTCTTCTTCATCGTGTTCTACGGCCTGGACTGGGTGGCCACGGTCCCGCCGACGCTGGCCCTGTGCCGAGAGCAGTACGGCGAGGACAGCGCGATCGTCTTCGGCTGGGTCCTCGCCTCCCACCAGGTGGGTGCGGCGCTGGTGGCCTTCCTGGGCGGTGTGGCGCGCGATGTGTTCGGCTCGTACGACATGGTCTGGTACGCGTCGGGGGCGCTGTGCGCGACCGCGGCGCTGATGGCGCTGGTGATCCGGCGGCAGGCGCAGACCCCGCAGCCGGTGGTGGTCGCTCGGTGA
- a CDS encoding acetate--CoA ligase family protein, which yields MLGSTHGTLTTHFRARVVACGEEPHAAVHSMTAAAAEGDLDVSGRPLHATVPDLDRFFRPESVAVIGASDTEGRPRTGITRQLVAWAERVGARLHPVHPTRESVFGRPCSPSVADLPEQVDLAVLLVGDPLPVIEELGQAKVKFAVAFASGFAETGEEGAAAQARLAAAVERSGLRLLGPNTNLNAFEAFRDDLDGPAIALITQSGHQGRPVYTLQELGVRLSHWAPTGNEADLETADFISYFSQRPEVGAIACYVEGLKDGRSFLLAADRAARAGVPVVAVKVGRTETGARTAASHTGKLTGADQVVDAAMRQFGVIRVDGLDELQDTAALLARARKPQADGVVVYSISGGTGAHFSDLATGAGLKLPTLSEDKQRELHEWIPGYLNVANPVDNGGHPVGDWRGRKIIDAILADPDVGVLICPITGPFPPMSDRLAQDLVDAAETTDKLVCVVWGSPVGTEDAYRTTLLGSSRVATFRTFGNCITAVKAYLDHHRFAGSYRSPFDEAPRTPSPSFRKAQALMRPGHQLSEHAAKQLLRAYGIRVPREQLVTSAAAAVRAAGLVGFPVVMKASGARLAHKTELGLVKVGLTSASQVRDAYRELTDIARYEGVELDGVLVCQMIERGVEMMVGVTHDALFGPTVTVGLGGVLVEVLHDAAVRVPPFGEDQARAMLGELRGRALLEGVRGGPPVDVDALVEVVLRVQRMALELGDDVAELDINPLMVLGRGQGAVALDALAVCR from the coding sequence ATGCTTGGATCGACTCACGGCACCCTCACCACACACTTCCGCGCCCGGGTGGTGGCCTGCGGCGAGGAGCCGCACGCCGCCGTCCACAGCATGACGGCCGCCGCCGCGGAAGGCGATCTCGACGTCAGCGGCCGCCCGCTGCACGCGACCGTGCCCGACCTGGACCGGTTCTTCCGACCCGAGTCCGTCGCCGTCATCGGGGCATCCGACACCGAGGGCCGGCCCCGTACCGGCATCACCCGGCAGCTGGTCGCCTGGGCCGAGCGGGTCGGGGCACGCCTGCACCCGGTCCACCCCACCCGGGAATCCGTCTTCGGCCGCCCCTGCTCCCCTTCCGTCGCGGACCTGCCCGAGCAGGTCGATCTGGCGGTGCTGCTGGTCGGCGACCCGCTCCCGGTGATCGAGGAACTCGGGCAGGCCAAGGTGAAGTTCGCGGTCGCCTTCGCGTCCGGATTCGCCGAGACCGGCGAAGAGGGCGCCGCCGCCCAGGCGCGGCTGGCGGCCGCGGTGGAGCGGTCGGGGCTACGGCTGCTCGGGCCGAACACCAACCTCAACGCGTTCGAGGCATTCCGGGACGACCTCGACGGGCCGGCCATCGCCCTGATCACCCAGTCCGGCCACCAGGGCCGCCCTGTCTACACCCTCCAGGAGCTGGGCGTACGGCTGTCGCACTGGGCACCCACGGGCAACGAGGCGGATCTGGAGACCGCCGACTTCATCTCCTACTTCTCGCAGCGCCCCGAGGTCGGGGCCATCGCCTGCTACGTGGAAGGGCTCAAGGACGGGCGTTCCTTTCTGCTCGCCGCCGACCGGGCGGCACGGGCCGGGGTTCCGGTCGTGGCGGTCAAGGTGGGGCGTACGGAGACGGGGGCCAGGACGGCCGCGTCGCACACCGGCAAGCTGACCGGCGCCGACCAGGTGGTGGACGCGGCGATGCGGCAGTTCGGCGTGATCCGGGTGGACGGGCTCGACGAACTCCAGGACACCGCGGCCCTGCTGGCCCGGGCGCGGAAACCGCAGGCAGACGGGGTCGTCGTGTATTCGATCTCGGGCGGCACGGGCGCGCACTTCTCGGACCTGGCGACGGGGGCGGGGCTGAAACTCCCCACGCTGTCCGAGGACAAGCAGCGCGAACTGCACGAGTGGATTCCCGGCTATCTGAACGTGGCGAACCCGGTCGACAACGGCGGGCATCCGGTCGGCGACTGGCGCGGCCGGAAGATCATCGACGCGATCCTCGCCGACCCGGACGTCGGGGTGCTGATCTGCCCGATCACCGGACCGTTCCCCCCGATGAGCGACAGGCTCGCGCAGGACCTGGTGGACGCGGCGGAGACCACGGACAAGCTGGTGTGCGTGGTGTGGGGATCGCCGGTCGGCACGGAGGACGCGTACCGCACGACGCTGCTCGGCTCGTCGCGCGTCGCCACCTTCCGCACGTTCGGCAACTGCATCACCGCCGTGAAGGCCTATCTGGACCATCACCGGTTCGCCGGCTCGTACCGCTCGCCCTTCGACGAGGCGCCGCGCACGCCGTCGCCCTCGTTCCGCAAGGCGCAGGCCCTGATGCGTCCGGGCCACCAGCTGAGCGAGCACGCGGCGAAGCAGCTTCTGCGGGCGTACGGCATCCGCGTCCCCCGCGAGCAGCTGGTCACCAGCGCGGCGGCGGCCGTACGGGCGGCGGGCCTGGTCGGCTTCCCGGTCGTCATGAAGGCGTCCGGCGCGCGGCTGGCCCACAAGACGGAGCTCGGTCTGGTCAAGGTCGGGCTCACCTCCGCCAGCCAGGTCCGCGACGCGTACCGCGAACTGACCGACATCGCCCGCTACGAGGGCGTCGAGCTGGACGGCGTCCTGGTCTGCCAGATGATCGAGCGGGGCGTCGAAATGATGGTCGGCGTCACCCACGACGCCCTGTTCGGGCCGACGGTGACGGTCGGGCTCGGTGGCGTCCTCGTGGAGGTACTGCACGATGCGGCGGTGCGGGTGCCGCCGTTCGGCGAGGACCAGGCGCGGGCGATGCTCGGTGAACTGCGCGGCCGGGCGCTGCTGGAAGGCGTGCGCGGCGGACCTCCGGTGGATGTCGACGCGCTCGTCGAGGTCGTGCTGCGCGTCCAGCGGATGGCACTGGAACTCGGCGACGACGTCGCCGAGCTGGACATCAACCCGCTGATGGTGCTGGGGCGCGGGCAGGGCGCCGTGGCGCTGGACGCGCTCGCCGTCTGCCGCTGA
- the htpX gene encoding zinc metalloprotease HtpX, with product MTRTRSRYAPDHGLTTRMVTTMFLIGLLYVVLVGVLLAVLRGAWPIILIFTGGLFIAQFWFSDRIAAFSMGAREVTPEEAPELHGTIDRICALADMPKPRVAIARSDVPNAFATGRGEKTALVCATTGLLRRLEPEELEGVLAHEMSHVAHRDVAVMTIASFLGVLAGIITRVALWGGLSRNRSSDPVGIAIMLIPLISAAVYCLSFLLTRLLSRYRELSADRAAALLTGRPSALASALTKVSGQMARIPTEDLRKAEPYNAFYFVPAFSSKESLGRLLSSHPTLEQRLDQLARISVELARP from the coding sequence ATGACACGAACCCGTTCCCGCTATGCCCCCGACCACGGTCTGACCACGCGCATGGTCACCACCATGTTCCTGATCGGACTGCTGTACGTGGTGCTGGTGGGCGTGCTCCTGGCGGTGCTGCGGGGCGCCTGGCCGATCATCCTGATCTTCACCGGCGGTCTGTTCATCGCCCAGTTCTGGTTCAGCGACCGCATCGCGGCATTCAGCATGGGTGCCCGCGAGGTCACCCCGGAGGAAGCACCCGAGCTGCACGGCACCATCGACCGGATCTGTGCCCTGGCGGACATGCCGAAACCACGGGTGGCCATCGCCCGGTCGGACGTACCGAACGCCTTCGCCACCGGCCGCGGCGAGAAGACCGCACTCGTCTGCGCCACCACCGGGCTCCTGCGCAGACTCGAACCCGAGGAGCTGGAGGGCGTCCTCGCGCACGAGATGTCGCACGTCGCCCACCGGGACGTCGCCGTCATGACGATCGCCTCGTTCCTCGGCGTCCTGGCCGGCATCATCACCCGCGTCGCCCTCTGGGGCGGCCTCTCCCGCAACCGCAGCAGCGACCCCGTCGGCATCGCGATCATGCTGATCCCGTTGATCAGCGCCGCCGTGTACTGCCTGAGCTTCCTGCTCACCCGGCTGCTCTCGCGCTACCGCGAGCTCTCCGCCGACCGCGCCGCCGCCCTCCTCACGGGCCGCCCCTCCGCGCTCGCCTCGGCGCTCACCAAGGTCAGCGGTCAGATGGCCAGGATCCCGACGGAGGACCTGCGGAAGGCGGAGCCGTACAACGCCTTCTACTTCGTCCCTGCGTTCTCCTCGAAGGAGAGCCTCGGCCGGCTGCTCTCCTCCCACCCGACCCTCGAGCAGCGCCTCGACCAGCTGGCCCGGATCTCCGTCGAACTCGCCCGCCCGTAA
- a CDS encoding pyridoxal 5'-phosphate synthase yields the protein MTDVTPDPHSAQQAFRDLLHAQRVWDVELPSFDPAAAPRTPLPLFHAWFAEAVAAGQAEPHTMTLATVDAEGHPDLRTLMLHDADERGWHFATHATSAKGRQLAAHPHAALGFYWPAQGRQVRVRGPVTACTPAESRADLQVRSTGALASALVGRQSEVLGSYEELHRASDAAWERAQAEPGADVASWTRYVVEPREVEFFQGDARRRHIRLRYRRDGGAWERELLWP from the coding sequence ATGACCGATGTGACGCCTGATCCGCACTCCGCCCAGCAGGCCTTCCGGGACCTCCTGCACGCCCAGCGCGTATGGGACGTCGAGCTGCCCTCGTTCGATCCCGCCGCCGCGCCCCGCACCCCGCTTCCCCTCTTCCACGCCTGGTTCGCCGAGGCGGTGGCCGCCGGACAGGCCGAGCCGCACACCATGACGCTGGCCACCGTCGACGCCGAGGGGCACCCGGACCTACGGACGCTGATGCTGCACGACGCGGACGAGCGTGGCTGGCACTTCGCCACGCACGCCACCAGCGCGAAAGGCCGCCAGCTGGCCGCGCACCCGCACGCGGCGCTCGGCTTCTACTGGCCCGCGCAGGGAAGGCAGGTGCGGGTACGAGGTCCGGTCACCGCCTGCACCCCCGCCGAGAGCCGAGCCGACCTGCAGGTCCGCTCGACCGGGGCGCTGGCATCGGCGCTGGTGGGACGGCAGAGCGAGGTGCTCGGCTCGTACGAGGAGCTGCACCGCGCCTCCGACGCCGCCTGGGAGCGGGCACAGGCGGAACCGGGGGCGGACGTGGCGAGCTGGACGCGGTACGTGGTCGAGCCGCGCGAGGTCGAGTTCTTCCAGGGTGACGCGAGGCGGCGCCACATCCGGCTGCGCTACCGCCGGGACGGCGGGGCGTGGGAGCGGGAGCTGCTCTGGCCGTGA
- a CDS encoding enoyl-CoA hydratase/isomerase family protein, translated as MPSSPEYAPGSADPLDSSVLHATDNGVSWITLNRPEAMNAVTWDQRERLIALLARASADPAVRAVVLTATGRGFCAGADLRGAPSTGDRIPGDVARTIRLGAQRLIAAVLDCEKPVIAAVNGTAAGIGAHLAFACDLVLAADSAKFIEVFVRRGLVPDGGGAYLLPRLIGPQRAKELMFFGDALPAAEAERLGLVNRVVPAEELTATARAWSLRLADGPTRALALTKQLVNASLDADRATAFAAEAMAQEINMTTQDASEGVASFVERRTPKYRGL; from the coding sequence ATGCCGTCCTCCCCCGAATACGCCCCCGGGTCCGCCGACCCGCTCGACTCTTCGGTACTCCACGCCACCGACAACGGCGTCTCATGGATCACCCTCAACCGCCCCGAGGCGATGAACGCCGTCACCTGGGACCAGCGGGAACGCCTCATCGCCCTCCTCGCCCGGGCCTCCGCCGACCCGGCGGTCCGGGCCGTCGTCCTCACCGCCACCGGCCGCGGTTTCTGCGCGGGCGCCGATCTGCGCGGGGCCCCGTCCACGGGCGACCGGATCCCCGGCGATGTGGCCCGCACCATCCGGCTCGGAGCGCAGCGTCTGATCGCCGCGGTCCTGGACTGCGAGAAGCCGGTGATCGCGGCCGTCAACGGCACGGCCGCCGGCATCGGCGCACATCTCGCGTTCGCCTGCGACCTGGTGCTGGCCGCCGACTCGGCGAAGTTCATCGAGGTGTTCGTACGCCGCGGCCTCGTACCGGACGGCGGCGGCGCGTACCTGCTGCCGCGTCTGATCGGACCGCAGCGCGCCAAGGAACTGATGTTCTTCGGCGACGCACTCCCCGCGGCGGAGGCGGAACGTCTGGGGCTGGTCAACCGGGTGGTCCCGGCCGAGGAGTTGACGGCAACGGCCCGCGCATGGTCGCTACGTCTGGCGGACGGCCCGACGCGCGCCCTCGCTCTCACCAAACAGCTGGTCAACGCATCCCTGGACGCCGACCGCGCAACGGCGTTCGCCGCCGAGGCGATGGCCCAGGAGATCAACATGACGACGCAGGACGCGAGCGAGGGCGTGGCGAGCTTCGTGGAACGCCGCACACCGAAGTACCGGGGGCTGTGA
- a CDS encoding DUF2809 domain-containing protein yields the protein MSRATAAGAVVLTVVAGLGIRAAASGDLAKYAGDALYTVLIHALVVLIAPRTRPLTAAGAALAFSWAVELLQLTGVPGELSRHSTVARLVLGSTFNAPDLFWYAVGAGAAWAVHRVAGARAAARSTGPATVNASAGPAPRTSASR from the coding sequence GTGAGCCGGGCAACCGCGGCGGGGGCGGTGGTGCTGACGGTCGTGGCCGGGCTCGGAATCCGGGCGGCGGCCTCCGGCGACCTGGCCAAGTACGCCGGGGACGCGCTCTACACCGTGCTGATCCACGCCCTGGTGGTGCTGATCGCGCCCCGCACGAGGCCACTGACGGCGGCCGGGGCCGCACTGGCGTTCAGCTGGGCGGTGGAGCTGCTGCAGCTGACCGGGGTGCCCGGGGAACTCTCCCGGCACAGCACGGTTGCTCGTCTGGTGCTGGGCTCGACGTTCAACGCGCCGGATCTGTTCTGGTACGCCGTGGGGGCGGGCGCGGCCTGGGCCGTGCACCGCGTGGCGGGTGCCCGGGCAGCCGCACGATCGACCGGGCCGGCGACCGTCAACGCTTCTGCCGGTCCCGCTCCTCGGACTTCTGCATCTCGATGA
- a CDS encoding Zn-ribbon domain-containing OB-fold protein — MTTAAPRFDLPEPDDFTRPYWDAAAEGHLLLRRCHACGKAHHYPREFCPRCWSEDVTWERASGRATLYTWSVVHRNDLPPFGARVPYTAAVVDLAEGPRMMTEIVDCTESDLVIGMELRVTFRHEEGGEAVPVFRP; from the coding sequence ATGACCACGGCCGCCCCCCGCTTCGACCTGCCCGAACCGGACGACTTCACCCGGCCCTACTGGGACGCGGCCGCCGAGGGACATCTGCTGTTGCGTCGCTGCCACGCCTGCGGCAAGGCCCACCACTACCCACGCGAGTTCTGCCCGCGCTGCTGGAGCGAGGACGTCACCTGGGAGCGGGCGAGCGGCCGCGCCACGCTCTACACCTGGTCCGTCGTCCATCGGAACGACCTGCCGCCGTTCGGCGCCCGCGTCCCGTACACGGCGGCCGTCGTCGACCTCGCCGAAGGGCCGCGCATGATGACGGAGATCGTCGACTGCACGGAGTCCGACCTCGTTATCGGCATGGAACTACGTGTCACCTTCAGGCACGAGGAGGGCGGCGAGGCGGTCCCGGTCTTCCGGCCGTGA
- a CDS encoding NAD(P)/FAD-dependent oxidoreductase encodes MPNSTSTSGSSPMPAPAPAPTDLTEHRPVYVVGGGPGGLAAAAALREQGIRAVVLEKSGSVGASWRGHYDRLHLHTTRRWSALPGLAMPRRFGRWVSRDHVVRYLEKYVEHHELEVVTGVEVTRVDRAADGTGWQLTATGGRVLTGRAVVVATGFNHTPRIPDWAGRDSFTGELVHARDYRNPAPYAGKDVLVVGIGNTGAEIAVDLVEGGASRVRIAVRTVPHIVRRSTAGWPAQATGILVRRLPVRLVDRAGRLMARAAVPDLAEHGLPRPDTGLYSRVKEGAIPVQDVGLIDAVRGGRVVPVATVDSFDKDAVVLADGTRITPDAVIAATGYRRALEPLVGHLGVLDARGRPVVHGGRAPKQAPGLYFTGFTNPISGMFREMALDARKIARRLAKDPGRLRP; translated from the coding sequence ATGCCCAACAGCACCTCCACCTCCGGCAGTAGTCCCATGCCCGCGCCCGCCCCCGCGCCCACCGACCTCACGGAACACCGGCCCGTCTACGTCGTCGGCGGCGGCCCCGGCGGTCTCGCCGCCGCGGCAGCCCTGCGCGAGCAAGGGATACGGGCCGTCGTGCTGGAGAAGTCCGGAAGCGTCGGCGCGTCCTGGCGCGGCCATTACGACCGGCTGCACCTGCACACCACCCGACGCTGGTCCGCGCTGCCGGGGCTCGCGATGCCCCGTCGGTTCGGACGCTGGGTCTCCCGCGACCATGTGGTGCGCTACCTGGAGAAGTACGTCGAACACCACGAGCTGGAGGTGGTGACCGGCGTCGAGGTGACCCGTGTGGACCGGGCGGCCGACGGCACCGGGTGGCAGCTGACCGCGACCGGCGGCCGGGTGCTGACCGGGCGGGCCGTCGTCGTGGCCACCGGCTTCAACCACACCCCCCGGATACCGGACTGGGCCGGCCGCGACTCCTTCACGGGCGAGCTGGTGCACGCCCGTGACTACCGCAACCCCGCCCCGTACGCGGGCAAGGACGTCCTCGTCGTCGGGATCGGCAACACCGGCGCGGAGATCGCCGTGGACCTGGTGGAGGGCGGCGCCTCCCGGGTACGGATCGCGGTACGCACCGTTCCGCACATCGTGCGCCGCTCGACGGCGGGCTGGCCCGCGCAGGCGACCGGCATCCTGGTCCGCAGACTGCCGGTGCGGCTGGTCGACCGGGCCGGCCGGCTGATGGCCAGGGCCGCTGTGCCCGACCTCGCCGAACACGGTCTGCCGCGCCCGGACACGGGGCTCTACTCACGGGTCAAGGAGGGCGCCATCCCGGTCCAGGACGTGGGGCTGATCGACGCGGTGCGGGGCGGCCGCGTGGTGCCGGTGGCGACGGTCGACTCGTTCGACAAGGACGCGGTCGTGCTGGCCGACGGGACCCGGATCACCCCGGACGCGGTGATCGCGGCGACCGGCTACCGGCGGGCCCTGGAACCGTTGGTCGGACACCTCGGCGTGCTGGACGCCCGCGGCCGGCCGGTGGTGCACGGCGGCCGCGCACCGAAGCAGGCACCCGGGCTCTACTTCACGGGGTTCACCAATCCGATCAGCGGCATGTTCCGCGAAATGGCCCTGGACGCACGGAAGATCGCCAGGAGGCTGGCGAAGGACCCCGGCCGTCTCCGCCCCTGA
- a CDS encoding DUF1707 domain-containing protein, with protein sequence MTAERPNSVSRLRASDADREAVVDQLREAAAEGRIDLDELDTRLGQALVAKTYAELAPLTADLGPAPQDAGKPLVLKGGIHGAVRTGRWKVPAHIDVDGGMGGAKLDFTLTDCRLREIELEVNGQMGGVRIIVPAGWATQTDEVDPGMGGFKDRTRDERLPGTPLIRVTGTGGMGGVVIRHPNVWERWKLRRALRRSKSF encoded by the coding sequence ATGACTGCTGAGCGCCCGAACTCCGTCAGCCGGCTGCGCGCTTCCGACGCCGACCGTGAAGCGGTGGTGGACCAGTTGAGGGAGGCCGCGGCCGAGGGCCGTATCGACCTCGACGAGCTGGACACCCGGCTGGGCCAGGCGCTGGTGGCCAAGACCTACGCCGAGCTGGCGCCCCTCACCGCCGATCTGGGGCCCGCACCGCAGGACGCGGGGAAGCCGCTGGTCCTCAAGGGCGGCATCCACGGCGCGGTGCGCACCGGGCGCTGGAAGGTGCCCGCGCACATCGATGTGGACGGCGGCATGGGCGGCGCCAAACTCGACTTCACCCTGACCGACTGCCGGCTGCGCGAGATCGAGCTGGAGGTCAACGGGCAGATGGGCGGGGTCAGGATCATCGTCCCGGCGGGCTGGGCCACGCAGACCGACGAGGTCGATCCCGGCATGGGCGGCTTCAAGGACCGCACCAGGGACGAAAGGCTCCCGGGCACCCCACTGATCCGCGTCACCGGCACGGGCGGCATGGGTGGTGTGGTCATCCGCCACCCCAATGTCTGGGAGCGGTGGAAGCTGCGGCGCGCCCTGCGGCGCAGCAAGTCGTTCTGA
- a CDS encoding flavin reductase family protein has product MAATAVRYLRSVGAATTAGPAPVDPLPRPDLRAVADDERLPVDPAEFRRVLGHFASGVTVVTAHDPDDPDGPAGFACQSFASLSLDPPLVTFMVARTSTTWPRIARAGAFCVNILGAEQGALCRGFAVSGADKFTGVTYRAAPATGSPLLASVPAWVDCRIQAVHTGGDHLIVVGRVEALGAADGVDPLLFHRGTFGRFSG; this is encoded by the coding sequence ATGGCCGCCACCGCCGTCCGGTACCTCAGGTCCGTCGGCGCCGCCACAACCGCCGGGCCCGCACCGGTCGATCCACTGCCGCGCCCCGATCTTCGGGCCGTCGCCGACGACGAGCGGCTGCCCGTCGATCCGGCCGAGTTCCGGCGCGTACTCGGGCACTTCGCGTCCGGTGTCACCGTCGTCACCGCCCACGACCCGGACGACCCGGACGGCCCCGCGGGGTTCGCCTGCCAGTCGTTCGCCTCGCTCTCCCTCGACCCGCCGCTGGTCACCTTCATGGTCGCCCGCACGTCGACGACCTGGCCGCGCATCGCCCGCGCCGGGGCGTTCTGCGTCAACATCCTGGGGGCGGAGCAGGGCGCGCTGTGCCGGGGGTTCGCGGTGAGCGGGGCCGACAAGTTCACCGGGGTGACGTACCGGGCCGCTCCCGCGACCGGGTCGCCGCTGCTGGCCTCCGTACCGGCCTGGGTCGACTGCCGTATCCAGGCCGTCCACACGGGCGGCGACCATCTGATCGTGGTCGGGCGGGTGGAGGCACTGGGGGCGGCGGACGGGGTCGATCCGCTGCTGTTCCACCGAGGGACCTTCGGGCGCTTCAGCGGGTGA
- a CDS encoding DoxX family protein: MQTIWLGGAEWLAVLRIGLGLWWLESWRHKDKKGWFERGTGIAWAADVAGKHRWAAVRTGFQRIVAPRPKAMAHLVVHAELALGLGLVAGFLTPVALLGGLVLNLLYLVLMIHDWAEQGQNAMMALISLVALFAVSWQVWSLDHAIGLFG, from the coding sequence ATGCAGACGATCTGGCTCGGCGGAGCCGAGTGGCTCGCCGTCCTTCGAATAGGGCTCGGCCTGTGGTGGCTGGAGAGCTGGCGGCACAAGGACAAGAAGGGCTGGTTCGAGCGCGGTACGGGCATCGCCTGGGCGGCGGACGTCGCGGGCAAGCACCGATGGGCTGCGGTGCGGACCGGCTTCCAGCGGATCGTCGCACCCCGCCCCAAGGCCATGGCCCACCTCGTCGTCCACGCCGAACTCGCCCTGGGTCTGGGCCTGGTCGCCGGCTTCCTGACACCCGTCGCGCTCCTCGGCGGACTGGTCCTCAACCTCCTCTACCTGGTGCTGATGATCCACGACTGGGCCGAGCAGGGGCAGAACGCGATGATGGCGCTGATCTCCCTCGTCGCCCTCTTCGCCGTGTCCTGGCAGGTCTGGTCCCTCGACCATGCGATCGGACTCTTCGGATGA
- a CDS encoding DUF805 domain-containing protein, whose product MHWYLDVLKKYAVFSGRARRQEFWMYALFNAIAAIIAVVLDLALGTFPIIIAIYYLAVLLPSLGVFVRRLHDTGRSGWWILFGIIPAVGGITLLVFSCLEGERSQNAYGPDPKSGYAAA is encoded by the coding sequence ATGCACTGGTATCTCGATGTCCTGAAGAAGTACGCGGTGTTCAGCGGCCGTGCGCGCCGCCAGGAGTTCTGGATGTACGCGCTGTTCAACGCCATCGCCGCCATCATCGCGGTGGTGCTCGACCTGGCGCTCGGCACGTTTCCGATCATCATCGCGATCTACTACCTCGCCGTGCTTCTGCCCAGCCTCGGTGTCTTCGTGCGCCGCCTGCACGACACCGGCCGCTCCGGCTGGTGGATCCTGTTCGGGATCATCCCGGCGGTGGGCGGGATCACTCTGCTCGTCTTCTCGTGCCTCGAGGGCGAGCGCAGCCAGAACGCGTACGGCCCCGACCCGAAGTCGGGCTACGCCGCGGCCTAG